A portion of the Psilocybe cubensis strain MGC-MH-2018 chromosome 10, whole genome shotgun sequence genome contains these proteins:
- a CDS encoding Palmitoyltransferase PFA3 — protein sequence MDSGGRQKHAKRERTICGVIHEAAEAAQERRGNRTKPQPWIVRKLVVGFTVGIMGYAAYVYIRQLCLPMIWRREGAPASRGTGIALLAVFCVLYFWMVWAYFMVVITGPGYARDHVQKSERPLIPSLAPFRESFQSTELSHPDVIAPPSPPLQDVELGNRQSSQRNRSFSAATSRSQARSLSSAVQKRENGLAGPSYEDLLKRDAAQESNAGILDSISPPKPALLSNSKSLSSTSPVLNSFATVTSHQPEEGSSNSLNPPIKPEPLRSSTRALNSTPSAQRKKEMEEIERLEALNVTRKPPTTPVLQPVHRYCIRDGIVKPYRSHHCRICGTCILRYDHHCPWIGQCVGARNYKFFLNFCQAAAVFTSYTFGTLIAYTVVASKSSISNIDAQQIIIIALSGLFFIFTAALVISHTHLILSGQTTVESLHIRHMKDREDRALAKAFNWWQISAKQRTKKKWDQEWGRLDKEGNIWWRGNARDEWVDVMGSSWIGWILPTLRNGGSNGLEYPVNPRFDFEGRWRKRSEWPAALR from the exons ATGGACTCGGGAGGGCGTCAGAAGCATGCTAAAAGGGAGAGAACAATCTGCGGTGTCATCCATGAAGCAGCTGAAGCAGCTCAGGAAAGGCGCGGGAACAGGACGAAGCCACAACCGTGGATTGTCAGGAAGCTAGTGGTTGGGTTTACGGTCGGTATCATGGGCTACGCCGCGTATGTGTATATACGGCAGCTGTGTTTGCCCATGATCTGGAGGAGAGAAGGGGCACCCGCCAGTCGAGGCACAGGCA TCGCTTTGCTCGCGGTGTTTTGTGTTCTTTATTTTTGGATGGTTTGGGCATACTTCATG GTTGTGATAACCGGTCCTGGATATGCGCGAGAC CATGTTCAAAAGTCAGAAAGGCCTCTCATTCCCTCACTTGCCCCCTTCCGCGAATCATTCCAGTCTACTGAACTCTCACACCCCGATGTTATTGCACCTCCATCACCACCATTACAGGATGTTGAATTGGGTAACCGTCAATCTTCCCAAAGAAACCGCTCCTTCTCTGCCGCCACTTCTCGCTCTCAAGCACGCTCCCTGAGTTCAGCGGTACAGAAGCGAGAGAATGGGCTTGCAGGTCCTTCTTATGAAGATCTGCTCAAACGGGACGCTGCCCAAGAAAGCAACGCAGGGATACTGGACTCAATCTCGCCACCCAAACCCGCGTTGTTATCCAACTCAAAATCGCTGTCGTCGACCTCCCCTGTGCTAAATTCATTTGCGACAGTGACATCCCATCAACCAGAAGAGGGAAGCTCCAATTCCTTGAATCCCCCAATAAAACCTGAGCCATTACGTTCTTCCACTCGTGCCCTTAACTCTACACCGTCTGCCCAACGAAAaaaggagatggaggagataGAAAGGCTGGAAGCGCTGAATGTGACGAGGAAGCCTCCGACGACTCCTGTTTTGCAGCCCGTTCACAGATATTGCATAAGAGACGGGATCGTAAAGCCTTATCGATCTCACCATTGTCGCATATGTGGAACG TGCATTCTGCGATACGACCATCATTGCCCAT GGATAGGACAATGTGTGGGAGCACGAAACTACAAG TTCTTCCTAAATTTCTGCCAAGCAGCAGCCGTGTTTACGTCATACACGTTTGGGACACTGATCGCCTACACCGTGGTGGCATCCAAGTCATCAATATCTAATATCGATGCCCAGCAAATCATCATAATCGCACT TAGCGGGCTATTCTTCATATTTACCGCTGCATTGGTAATATCTCATACACACCTAATTTTGAGTGGGCAGACGACAGTAGAAAGTTTGCATATCAGGCATATGAAGGACAGGGAAGATCGGGCATTAGCGAAGGCATTCAATTGGTGGCAAATTTC TGCCAAACAGAGGACTAAAAAGAAGTGGGATCAAGAGTGGGGAAGACTAGATAAGGAGGGAAACATCTGGTGGAGAGGTAATGCGCGAGACGAATGGGTAGACGTGATGGGTAGCAGTTGGATTGGATGGATAC TCCCAACACTACGGAATGGCGGAAGTAACGGACTTGAATACCCAGTGAACCCAAGATTTGACTTCGAAGGTCGTTGGCGGAAACGATCCGAATGGCCTGCAGCGTTGCGGTGA
- a CDS encoding Boletus edulis lectin, translating to MYELELLASKAVLTRLRRDNMSYSIATRTYQTNTNAFFRPVEKTVWNYANGGTWTPDSAQQTTLTMGGSGTSGILRFASDSGESHAVVLGVHNYVRWCDIITDIPTSQTATTLHPLYYAGGNAQSAQREKQLASCSATAKNGRTVNVVYTVATGNNLSANIVIG from the exons ATGTATGAGTTAGAATTGCTGGCTAGTAAAGCTGTCCTCACGCG TTTACGCAGAG ACAACATGAGTTACTCCATTGCCACCCGCACCTACCAGACCAACACCAACGCCTTCTTCAGGCCCGTGGAGAAGACTGTCTGGAACTACGCCAACGGCGGCACCTGGACGCCCGACTCCGCGCAGCAAACGACCCTCACCATGGGCGGCAGCGGCACGTCTGGTATTCTCCGCTTCGCCTCTGACAGCGGCGAGAGCCACGCCGTCGTGCTGGGCGTGCACAACTACGTGCGATGGTGCGACATCATCACCGATATCCCCACCAGCCAGACGGCGACTACGCTCCACCCGCTGTACTATGCCGGAGGTAACGCCCAGTCCGCGCAGAGGGAGAAGCAGCTCGCGTCGTGCAGCGCTACCGCCAAGAATGGCAGGACGGTCAACGTTGTGTACACTGTTGCCACCGGAAACAACCTCAGTGCTAACATCGTCATTGGATAA
- a CDS encoding Boletus edulis lectin, producing the protein MSYSIATRTYQTNTNAFFRPVEKTVWNYANGGTWTPDSAQQTTLTMGGSGTSGILRFASDSGESHAVVLGVHNYVRWCDIITDIPTSQTATTLHPLYYAGGNAQSAQREKQLASCSATAKNGRTVNVVYTVATGNNLSANIVIG; encoded by the coding sequence ATGAGTTACTCCATTGCCACCCGCACCTACCAGACCAACACCAACGCCTTCTTCAGGCCCGTGGAGAAGACTGTCTGGAACTACGCCAACGGCGGCACCTGGACGCCCGACTCCGCGCAGCAAACGACCCTCACCATGGGCGGCAGCGGCACGTCTGGTATTCTCCGCTTCGCCTCTGACAGCGGCGAGAGCCACGCCGTCGTGCTGGGCGTGCACAACTACGTGCGATGGTGCGACATCATCACCGATATCCCCACCAGCCAGACGGCGACCACGCTCCACCCGCTGTACTATGCCGGAGGTAACGCCCAGTCCGCGCAGAGGGAGAAGCAGCTCGCGTCGTGCAGTGCTACGGCCAAGAATGGCAGGACGGTCAACGTTGTGTACACTGTCGCCACCGGAAACAACCTCAGTGCTAACATCGTCATTGGATAA
- a CDS encoding Putative homeobox protein Meis3-like 1: MHPHPHLHGQGDSLGLGRAPELKFNITDGRNGAKTGAGAGAGAGEGAGAGAGGCGGGVGAAIAIQSTSTQSTQSQDPESIASASANTSARTGTRGVIAQSPGSGPGIVQSAGAGAQGTRVAPAPAPAPGPGPARVHRARPRTRAGTRIQPNTTSNTSKIPNSNTSNTPNPDNINPDTSNSPNTSNTSNTSNIPNSNTPNSDNQTKRKQTQTQTQTKRKPTFTREVTQHLRAWVIAHADYPYPSEREKRELGAQTGLSGVQVSNWLVNARRRMPIVQRQRQKSGSGSSAPNISTSTGVGNFQSDVERERERAAILSHQQQSSSSSDPNSNSNSNINMNTNTNSGFGSGTLQRESRFNEESLAYPYPYPVTVRLENDSMSANTYSGRDASGSGKGLGVYSDRDARIRMPSISSQVNTSMSMSMYTTDPPSTLTPTSPSPSPSEPQHENPQRAQLQHELPRRSCSYTAQSQRYDPILYGGRGGAGLDGRRVHSLGMEMGKESGLVDPDTV; the protein is encoded by the exons AtgcatccgcatccgcatctgCACGGTCAAGGTGATAGCCTCGGACTCGGACGCGCACCCGAGTTGAAGTTTAACATCACG GACGGTCGGAATGGAGCGAAGACGGGGGCGGGGGCTGGAGCGGGGGCGGGGGaaggcgcaggcgcaggcgcaggcggaTGCGGTGGAGGTGTAGGTGCAGCTATAGCTATACAATCGACATCGACACAGTCGACACAGTCGCAGGATCCGGAATCGAtagcgagcgcgagcgcgaacACCAGCGCGAGGACGGGTACGAGGGGTGTCATCGCACAAAGCCCCGGCTCCGGCCCTGGCATCGTACAaagcgcaggcgcaggcgcgcAGGGCACGCGTGTGGCACCTGCGCCCGCGCCCGCGCCAGGACCAGGACCCGCGCGCGTACACCGCGCGCGCCCGCGCACCCGCGCCGGCACTCGCATTCAGCCTAACACTACCTCCAACACCTCCAAAATCCCAAATTCAAATACCTCAAATACCCCAAATCCAGATAACATAAATCCAGATACCTCCAATAGTCCAAATACCTCGAATACCTCCAACACCTCCAACATCCCAAATTCAAATACCCCAAATTCAGATAACCAGACAAAGCGCAagcaaacccaaacccaaacccaaacgaAACGCAAACCGACCTTCACACGCGAAGTCACCCAACACCTGCGCGCGTGGGTGATCGCGCACGCGGACTACCCGTACCCGAGCGAGCGGGAGAAAAGGGAATTGGGCGCGCAGACGGGGCTTTCGGGCGTGCAGGTGTCGAATTGGCTGGTTAAT GCTAGACGCCGGATGCCGATTgtgcagaggcagaggcagaagTCGGGTTCGGGTTCGAGTGCGCCGAACATTAGCACTAGCACTGGCGTTGGAAACTTTCAAAGCGACGTTGAACGTGAACGCGAACGCGCTGCTATACTATCTCATCAGCAAcaatcgtcgtcgtcgtcggacccgaactcgaactcgaactcgaacatAAACatgaacacgaacacgaactCGGGATTTGGAAGTGGTACATTGCAGCGCGAATCCAGGTTCAACGAGGAGTCCTTGGCTTACCCTTACCCTTACCCTGTCACAGTGCGACTTGAAAATGACAGTATGAGCGCGAATACCTACTCTGGTAGAGACGCGTCCGGGTCCGGGAAGGGACTCGGAGTATATTCGGATCGCGATGCGCGTATTCGTATGCCTTCGATTTCTTCACAGGTAAAcacgtcgatgtcgatgtcgatgtataCCACGGACCCTCCGTCGACTTTGACTCCAACCTCGCCCTCGCCTTCGCCCTCTGAACCGCAACATGAAAATCCACAGCGGGCCCAGCTGCAGCACGAGCTTCCGCGAAGGAGTTGCAGTTACACCGCGCAAAGCCAGCGCTATGATCCGATTTTGTACGGGGGACGTGGAGGTGCAGGTCTGGACGGACGGAGGGTACACAGTCTGGGCATGGAGATGGGGAAAGAGAGTGGGTTGGTGGATCCGGATACGGTTTGA
- a CDS encoding Guanine nucleotide-binding protein alpha-4 subunit has protein sequence MPRSLDEDPLTLAIAPPPDETYEQRVIREAAEAEAKRISDEIDEQIRKEREAEKKKKKPVKLLLLGQSESGKTATLKNFQLTYARKEWYEERAAWRAVIFLNLVRNVNVIMGHLSSEMDDLPYFPDDSSEDITMVPRPPRALARLKFTEKHKRFRVRLERLISVQHVLESRLGAASLELKSASVNSAAPFEPPAPSNRRALQEFSINSSNGWKSALDRFRTLRHTPSRQENGSGSGNGNGNGNGTGSSNGNSSPVSTTSKHNGKPKNEEEDIVDIIASCRDDIKALWDDDIVRETLSRRKVRLEDAPGFFITDAERIANRDYQPTDDDVIRARLRTLGVQEYRFIFDHVSPFDEKLAEDRRVNRLEDSYLLWRILHAYPLNPPASFAFFSHEPYVRSRRRAVLNKCDLLQAKLQRGVRIRDSVPSFGDRKNDLQTATRYFQQHFKEISRNHSPVQRPFYVHLTSVIDTRSTAVTLGAVEESILREHLRRADLM, from the exons ATGCCGCGTTCGCTGGACGAAGACCCGCTAACTTTGGCAATAGCACCTCCTCCCGACGAGACATATGAGCAGCGTGTGATAAGAGAGGCTGCTGAGGCAGAGGCGAAGAGAATCAGCGATGAGATCGACGAACAAATACGAAAGGAGCGGGAGgcagagaaaaagaagaaaaaacccGTCAAGCTGTTGTTGCTCG GACAAAGCGAGAGCGGCAAAACTGCCACACTCAAAA ATTTTCAACTCACATACGCTCGAAAAGAGTGGTATGAGGAACGGGCGGCTTGGAGAGCTGttatttttctcaatcttgtcCGGAATGTGAACGTTATCATGGGCCACCTGTCAAGCGAGATGGACGACCTGCCATACTTTCCTGATGACTCTTCTGAGGATATCACCATGGTTCCACGTCCACCTCGTGCGTTGGCTCGTCTGAAGTTCACGGAGAAGCACAAGAGATTCAGGGTACGGTTGGAGCGGTTGATCAGTGTGCAGCATGTGTTGGAGAGTAGGTTAGGTGCCGCCAGTCTCGAGTTGAAATCTGCTTCCGTCAACTCCGCTGCACCCTTTGAGCCACCGGCACCATCAAACCGACGAGCTCTTCAGGAATTCTCTATCAACTCTTCTAACGGATGGAAATCTGCCTTGGACCGGTTCAGAACACTACGACATACACCCTCACGGCAAGAAAACGGCAGTGGGAGCGGCAACGGAAATGGGAATGGAAACGGAACTGGCAGCAGCAATGGCAACTCTAGTCCTGTCAGCACTACCTCTAAGCACAACGGGAAACCTAAGAACGAAGAGGAGGACATCGTCGATATCATTGCTTCATGTCGTGACGATATCAAGGCTCTCTGGGATGATGACATCGTGAGAGAGACGCTCAGCAGACGCAAGGTCCGCTTGGAGGATGCTCCTGGCTT TTTTATCACGGATGCTGAGCGCATTGCCAATCGTGATTATCAACCGACGGACGACGATGTGATTCGCGCCCGTCTACGGACTCTTGGTGTTCAAGAGTACAGATTTATTTTCGACCATG TATCTCCTTTCGACGAAAAATTAGCCGAAGATCGTCGAGTAAACAGACTGGAGGACAGCTATCTCCTTTGGCG CATTCTCCATGCTTACCCACTTAACCCACCCGCCTCTTTTGCATTCTTTTCACATGAACCATACGTTCGTTCTCGTCGACGTGCAGTCCTGAACAAGTGCGATTTGCTACAAGCCAAGCTACAACGCGGAGTCCGTATCCGAGATTCGGTACCGAGTTTTGGGGATCGAAAGAATGACCTTCAAACAGCTACACGGT ATTTCCAACAACACTTCAAAGAAATATCACGGAACCATTCACCTGTCCAGCGGCCATTCTACGTGCATTTGACATCCGTAATA GATACGCGATCGACGGCGGTTACTCTAGGGGCTG TTGAGGAGTCCATTCTCCGGGAACACCTACGGCGCGCCGACCTAATGTAg